The Tenebrio molitor chromosome 2, icTenMoli1.1, whole genome shotgun sequence DNA segment ataattaaacctTTTtgttgtggttcagcttattataaaatttttaagagtgccgggaaaaacaatcggaatacaaagtacgataaatgtcatctaaacgtcagcttagaagttttcatctgcttttttaaactttttttatttaagtataaaataacattgtcagtcatgcaggatagcagtcatttgactattattttatgttcaagtgtaataaaaatcgtaattagtcaaaaacaaaaagttaatagaaaaaaataataattattattattatttatgtttttcaagaaaataataataaaactcttcaagattgcacctgaaaattttcaaactcacacttgacatttgttgctatttttattccaattgttttccacggcacacttgaaaatttcaaaataaactgaaccacaattaaaaattgttttattttttttcagtcagctatggaccaaacgataacttttaatacatcgttagcttcagaaaaaaaaaaccttatcagactgagcctaaaaaactacatgtgtccattaaaaaaaaaaagttgactatcgtaagctactgaaaaaaaattattttatggctgcttcgtagcgcatgaaaaaccatatcttcggtttttttgttcattgaaatcggataataaataaaaaagttatgggttgaggcgttttttatcaaacagcctgtatacgtcaacttatattttaatactaatttaaatagccaaatttggctatttaaatttaatattaattaaattgtttttaaggtGCGGTGCAacgtaaaatgaaattttaatcaatgttaaaaattaataaccttTTATAGTGTGGTGCAACTGGGCATCAGCTagtttgttacggccgtaataagcgcagcgcagttcagatttagtaggccatgtgAAGGAACGACATTGGCGGACTCTATCCACGATGAACCAATTCTCGGAACGAAAACTGTAAtcggaaaaaaatcaaatttggcACGGAGCTAATCCATTAATTAATCTGAACCCGGTTTTCCTTATCCTGAGACGATTTCCACCAGTTTAAATTATCTTCTCAATATTTTTcatgtttaaaacaattgaatttttgacAGACGCCGCACAAACAAGTGTCatcctttaatttagtttttctaGCAGAGCTAACGTTTTGAAGCTTTCTAAGAGTAAAAACCGCCCGATTGGGGTttacttacatgtgatttGGTCTCTTGGGGCCCATTggctcaaaaatggaaaataatgaaaatcaaGAAGTAGCTAACCTAAGTAGCGACGGTGTCAAACAACCAGCCAAACCGAGCACTTCGAACGACGAGAAGGCCCCCGACAGTTCAGACAATACAACTCAACAGAAGCCGAAAGTGTCCAAGGCGAAGAAGCGCAAGAAACCAAAGGATAGCACAGCTCCGAGGCACCCACTCACAGGTGAGTTATAGATTAGTTGTGATTCGGTTCTAACTATTTTTTTAGGGTACGTCCGCTACTTGAACGATCGAAGGGAAGCTGTGAGGGCCGCTAATCCCAATTTGTCGTTTGCGGAAATCACAAAAATGCTGGCAAATGAATGGACTAATTTGCCAGTGGATAAAAAACAACAGTATCTGGATGCTGCAGAACAGGACAGGGAGAGATACACTCGGGAATATAACGCCTATAAACAAACGGAAGCATATAAATTATTCACGCAACAgcaaaatgagaaaaaattaaaggagAGCAAAGAGGAGTTGAAGCAGACAGTAAGTATTGTTTTGGATAAATTTGGATTTGAGAGGAAATTTTCAGAATGTCGTTCAGGGTCAGCCTGTAGTCACCAAGGAAATCCCCGACATGGATTTTGGGAATTTCGACATACCAATATTTACGGAGGAGTTTCTCGACCACAATAAAATGAGGGATTCAGAGTTGAGGCAATTGCGGAAGTCTAACACCGACTATGAACAACAAAATGCGATTTTGCAGAAACATATCGAGAATATGAAAGATGCCATTGCCAAATTAGAGACGGAAATACTCCAACAAGAGAAGAATAACGCGTCGTTGCAGAAACATTTAGAACACTTACGATCAACGTTGACTAATGGATTTTCAGGAGTCAAATTGCCAGGAATTAAAGAAGTGGCGACGCAGCAAAATATTGACTCATATATGACCAACTTGCATTCAGTATTGCTCGAGAACAGCAGTCATGACGCTAATCTCTTGCAGACTGTTAGGAATATCGTCGGAAGGTTAGAGTTTAATGGATGACAAACAAGTCGGTCGCCCAAAAGGAAGAGAAAAGTTAAAAAGTTTACCTAATTTTCTGATGTATTTTTATATCCAGTTTACTATAGTGGTTTATCATAACAGTTGATAGTTGTGCTGGTTACTGTGATTCCCTACCTTAGGTATTGCATACTTGTATTTCGTGtatttaattcaataaaaatccaaaaagtgttttcattttgattacaaatttttacaaatgcCATTGTCTTCAGATGAAAGGTCGGAAGGTGTATTTTTtgtctttgaataaaaaaatccaacCCACTCATTCCTcttcattattaaaaaaaaaatgtaattaatgtCATTACTAATACCTATTCAGGACAATGATTTTTAGGTCCAAAATCAATTGGTTTTGTaactattattaaaattagtcataaaggaattcttgacaaaaaaattctgttatACGTAGTAAAGATTTACGGAATAAGATCGTTTTTACGGAcaaattgatattttgaaGCAAAAACCTGATCTTTACGCTTGTTTTACACGGTCAaagaaattgacaaattaattcatgaataaattgaaaatgtgaaaGTGTTTTACACGATCAAAGTTTTGCGCACAATAAACTAGGGACTTCTGCACCGCCTATGTGTTACCAACTTTATCCACTAAACTTGTCGGGGTGACAATGCTACATTTATTACCTCAcctttcaattttcaatttcaaaacaaataaacactATAATATAAACCATGACAATAATACGCCGGTTGCCGAAACGATACCCTCGAATGTGACTTCACAGTCTTTACACTAAAGTtggtatagttttcccatttataatttggttttatggcagtgcagttgtaattattaggggcTGGGGTTGCGGTTTTGGCAATAGACGTGAAGATATTGTAGCCTACTCAGACAACAGACAACAGTTACAGTTCCAGGATTTATGGCGGTAGTCACCTATTGTCGGGGTATTTAACTCCCTGACAACCgggctggtagtaaaaccaaattataaatgggaaaactatacaAATTTATAAACCGCAATGTAACTAGAATTCTCCAAAAAATTCACCAAAAATTAGAGCTGGTtctattttgacaatttattcacgacaattttgtgtattacacaacaataaattcaaggtcaaaaaattcATCAATTTCTTTGACTGTGTAAAACAAGCATTAGGTAGGTATAAAAATATAGGGGATAAATTCAAGTGTATCCTACTTTTCATCGAAAACATACCATTTATCATAAAATGTGATGAAATTAGCTGATTGAAAACGTGGAAGCAGTTAGAATACctatacaggctgttttcgaagttgaggtgttccttttaacaggtgatagtatgcgttgttctaaagagttgtagccaaagtcaccttagtaaaatgtgtacggcaatgaagatacaataagttaatttttttgaaaccggtcctgctcaaatttgcgctgatttgttagaaattagaattgacaaaaaaatcaaatgagtatggacgttaatcaaaaatactgtcacagttgtcatctaattagtcggaatggctttatcattacgaaaataatgagctcacagatatgttgctaatgtatgggcaatgttatcacgttatcagaatgcagctgcggcgtccagagagtacgcagacgatttccagaaaaacaccatcctgggccatgtcagttattaatctagtacaacggagaaatagacaggaccggactcaaaattttagaaaacaaaaatatacaatcaattatctccgttaatacaaacattttactaagaagatttaggctaaaattcttaagaataatgtatagtatctcgtgttacgaggaacgcctcaacttcgaaaacaccctgtataggtacctatagtcgttttcaatgacatccgtgctgtcaatatggcagtatgttggcatcacttgctgtttcagtttagtaattttaatGTTCCTAATTTGGCGATTTAACTTGAAGCggaaaattgacaaattcaaattattatgtcattttcgacaaaacaaagaaaatatgtaatgtgATTCGGATTCCAAGGATGACTTACCTAGTGTAGGTAACCATGTTTTATACCATGTTGAAGATTgatttcttgtttgttgttgatgtttcacgaaatataaattttcttttacaataACCTAAAattcttgtttgacatttttttaactagaatttgcttatactctgaatactggttatgaatttgtgtgtacaatctgcactaacatataaaaaatgacactgacggcacggatgtcgttgaaaacgactataccTTATGTGGCGCAATATTagaaaaacactaaagttatgttttttaaacggaacctacctagattttatttttgaattctatgctaaattatgaatcaaatttatacaggtcgtttttacttatctgccatcgtttttgatcagtggcgatctttttaccagaattttgaattgaaattCGTAAGTACCTCCCAAATCGttacacataaattaaaatgattgacgctgtttcatttctgaatgtttgccgcatctgctgagtgtttactgaacaacctgctcagtcgcatatgcttactgcgattttttaaacataacgaactaaaaatgtcaaaaactcatttttttcaaatggcaccccgttatttattattgcactggtcgaaagcttttttgacaagcttttgaacaatataatgtttgtatagtcgaatctgaaaatctagggtgctatcataaaatcgctaaatttggtgtaatttttccgttaaaaagacaatacaaaaatctagtaggcctaataaaagataatcagtaatcacacaatatggtcaGTGGTCgctccataaagatgaatcaaccaacaaaacagtgtttaacatttaattattttagtgatttttagtgattttaagatagcaccctagattttcacattcgaCTAGACAAACCCTATACCGttggaaagcttgtcaaaaagctttcgaccagtgcaataataaatgcggggtgccatttgaaaaaaaatagtttttgacatttttagtttgttatactgggtgtattatgaaaaatcgtTGGTGCTGTAACttcgttatttttcaaattgcactaTTAcctttttttgctcagttttgtagagattttcattttgaatatgaaaatgtaaacaaccatgctcatgcataggaacaaaaagaaaaaaattaaaaataatgtatttttttttttaatcaagcagtcacattaaacagtaaataatagtgcattctaattttgTAAAGCGACTAGGAGAGCTATGGACATTCAAGACAATGTGTATTTGACTCCGCCCGATAACAGAGATGATTAGCAGGAAGAATAATTgtagcagtatgtgaacaaataccGCCAgactttttattaaacgccgcaATGGGCGTCAGTGGAAGGTGGCGAATGTGCCTTGGAgagaatggaggtaatttgcaaaatttgctacagtaaagttatggttattttatttttgtaaattcaattttttttaattaaaaacaattttttcattttttattttaatgtttatgtattcagaagataaacatctatcagattaaagataaaaaaatatacagtgcaacttaaaaaaacaaaattagctgcggtctgtcaaaaaatataatgtcaaaaaaaatcatagcatgtcgggctatagtgtttctaaaacgatttcgTTTGAcgtataatttattaaaatcggatgaaaaataaggaagttatagcaccaaagatttttcatattaCACccggtatttaaaaaatcgcagtaggcatatgcgattAAGTACgttattgagtaaacacttaacagatgcggcaaacattcaggaatcaaacagcgtcaattattttaaattatgtgcaactatttggaaggtaccgaattttcgaagggacccctgcaattcggaattctggtaaaaaaagcgccactgatcaaaaacgtCCGCGAAGGACGTCGTCATatcaaccgttgtttgtgaaaaaaaaatgtttcaatgttgtttgtcagatttgttcagcgcttaactttccgttgaaaataaatgaatgaaatcaataaaaaatcgcaatcaagatatgcccgatgtccggaagtgaggtcatccttattgcctgcaaaatcgcacttgtgttagtgttaaaattgtgaatcagcatcttcgatcttgtctacatttgctgctgtttgtcagatttgttcaacacttaactttccgttgaaaataaacgactgaaatcaataaaaaatcgcgatcaagatattcccgatgtccggatggccgcagagcaagctaatagtggagtaaaatcggactgaaattatgACTTTTAGTGATTCCaaggtataactaaatgagacctatactatcttgtagaggacatttaggggcataaggaatggccatctacaactttttttaataggaccgaactttgaaaacggcctttatacgtagttgaggtgtagtccgaaaaactacgtttctcgtaacatttaacgctgtgttaattcaaccattgaagctataattatgattttctgtttatttgtagtaaaaagtacagcgcttccaatagTGAATCggaaatttcgcaaatatcgattgttttgaaaaaaattattaataaatttagattaatcaaaaatgcgcatcgtaaacttcactctgctgggacctatgtgaaatgttgaaaatttcgatacacatgcagcgagtcaaatgtaactaaaatattgtaaaagtttttaaaaaaagaattaagtcagtagcccgtatactttttgagaaaataatttttttattcgacaagCGAACGCGCCGGGCGGCTCCTGGCAGGCAGATATAACCCGGCACGCGTATTTAGTCGTTTATCGATGTAGGAATTGTAGCagtctaaaaacaataattgtaaaattttgagtaggtaaatttatatgtatttttgctaaaatttacctACTTTAAATGCTTTCTTCTTCGTCATATTCATCCTCAtataaacaagaaacattgttctgacattttttgcaagaacaaTCACTCCAGGATCTTAAGCCTTCCTTGATGCACatacatttattgtttaattttttttttatttaagaaagaTAGATAAGCAATaccattacaaaaaaaaagcaaaatattatttctcgTCGATTCTCCTGTtcctataaaaaatgttagaaaaatgtcttcaaagtcaatcaatatcaaaaaatattatttttcaactactagtctcagaaggcttcattattgaccccagaagtagagtttctctcccaaggttaataatgattttcattattaacctaggtgAATAAtaaacagccgtcacctagcaacgaaagattttcgttgatttcattggttaacgtagacgattttcatagcaaccgttgaaaaatgagaactcggatcgtcgcatcggacaaaacaattttagtaataattattatccgaaagggttttaacgtatctagtagtggaaaaaatagtatataaactacggtgaagaagtcccttatagccttcgcgccttagaaccctcggtacacctcgggctctaatcttggcgctctggttATAATCAggaacttcttcaccttggtgtataatatactattttatacTAGTTTGAATTGCAGTTTATTTCTCTCATTTTTTACTTCCTgttcttttgcaaaatatgCTCATTTTAAGTATGTATGTCAAAAGATTTACCTATGGGTTTTTTGGTGCACATATGTACCtacttgaaaattaaatttgcaagTGTTACCAGCGatgcattttttaacgttttaaaatCGGTAAAAAAACAGCATACAATGTCCTTCTGAAAACATTTAAAGAGTTAGGGAAGTTAAACTCGATGACTATGACCGAGGCGTTAAAATTTCTACTAAATTCGCACtggcttttttaaaaaataaaactaagacCATTAACATATTAAACCAACTGAGGTATAAACTGACTACAACCCCCAACAAGTCTGCTAAAATATTGCCACCAACAGATGATGCTTTTGGTCAACATGTCAATGTATCCCATACCTAATGACATTAGAAAACtgatgaacattttttgcacAGACCAATGATGCCAAAATAATAAACGTATGTGCATGAAGGAAGGCTTAAAATGCTGCAGAttgttcttgcaaaaaatgtcacaacaatgtttcttgtttaggTATATGAGAATAAAGATGACGAAGAGAGCatttaaaataggtaaattttagcaaaaatacaaaaaatttagctacccaaaattttacaattattgtcTTTAGACTGCTACACTCCCTACGAGTATATCGATAGACGGCTAAATACGCGTGCCGGGTTATATCTGCCTGCCAGGAGCCGCCCGGCGCGTTcgctcgtcgaataaaaaaaatattttctcaaaaagtatacgggctactgacttaattcttttttaaaaaacttttacaatacctTAGCTACATTGACTCGCTGCatgtgtatcgaaattttcaacatttcacataggtcccagcagagtgaagtttacgatgcgcatttttgattaatctaaatttattaatattttttttcaaaacaatcgatatttgcgaaatttccGATTCActattggaagcgctgtactttttactacaaatatacagaaaatcataattatagcttcaatggttgaattaacacagcgttaaatgttacgagaaacgtagtttttcagactacacctcaactacgtataaaggccgttttcaaagttcggtcctattaaaaaaagttgtagatggCCATTCCTTATGCCCCAAAATGTCCTCTATAAGATAGTATAGgtctcatttagttataccttAGAATCACCTACCCTCAGAAATAAGCGAGCTAGATATGTGATTTTACTCCACTATaagtcatcgttattccctgcaaaatcgcgctt contains these protein-coding regions:
- the LOC138123736 gene encoding high mobility group protein 20A-like isoform X2; its protein translation is MENNENQEVANLSSDGVKQPAKPSTSNDEKAPDSSDNTTQQKPKVSKAKKRKKPKDSTAPRHPLTGYVRYLNDRREAVRAANPNLSFAEITKMLANEWTNLPVDKKQQYLDAAEQDRERYTREYNAYKQTEAYKLFTQQQNEKKLKESKEELKQTGQPVVTKEIPDMDFGNFDIPIFTEEFLDHNKMRDSELRQLRKSNTDYEQQNAILQKHIENMKDAIAKLETEILQQEKNNASLQKHLEHLRSTLTNGFSGVKLPGIKEVATQQNIDSYMTNLHSVLLENSSHDANLLQTVRNIVGRLEFNG
- the LOC138123736 gene encoding high mobility group protein 20A-like isoform X1 gives rise to the protein MENNENQEVANLSSDGVKQPAKPSTSNDEKAPDSSDNTTQQKPKVSKAKKRKKPKDSTAPRHPLTGYVRYLNDRREAVRAANPNLSFAEITKMLANEWTNLPVDKKQQYLDAAEQDRERYTREYNAYKQTEAYKLFTQQQNEKKLKESKEELKQTNVVQGQPVVTKEIPDMDFGNFDIPIFTEEFLDHNKMRDSELRQLRKSNTDYEQQNAILQKHIENMKDAIAKLETEILQQEKNNASLQKHLEHLRSTLTNGFSGVKLPGIKEVATQQNIDSYMTNLHSVLLENSSHDANLLQTVRNIVGRLEFNG